The Rhodococcus sp. B50 DNA window CGCCCGCAGGTGTGGGACGTCCTCGAAGAGGTCATCAACGAGCATCCGGTTCTGCTGAACCGTGCTCCCACCCTGCACCGCCTCGGTATCCAGGCGTTCGAGCCGCAGCTCGTCGAGGGCAAGGCCATCCAGCTGCACCCCCTCGTGTGTGAGGCCTTCAACGCCGACTTCGACGGCGACCAGATGGCCGTGCACCTCCCGCTGTCCGCGGAGGCGCAGGCCGAGGCCCGCATCCTGATGCTGTCGTCGAACAACATCCTGTCGCCGGCATCGGGCCGCCCGCTCGCCATGCCGCGTCTGGACATGGTGACGGGTCTGTTCCACCTGACCCGTCTGGTCGAGGACGCCCCCGGCGCCTACACGGCCGCGACCGCCGACGAGCCCGAGCAGGGCGTCTACTCGTCGCCGGCCGAGGCCCAGATGGCCGTCGACCGCGGCGTGCTGTCGGTCCAGGCTCCGATCAAGGTGCGTCTGACCCAGCTGCGTCCGCCGCGCGACGTCGAGAACGAGTTGTTCCCGGAGGGCTGGAAGTACGGTGAGCCGTGGACCGCGCAGACCACCCTCGGTCGCGTGCTGTTCAACGAGCTGCTGCCGACGAACTACGCGTTCGTCAACGACATCATGCCGAAGAAGCGCCAGGCCGCGATCATCAACGACCTGGCCGAGCGGTACCCGATGATCGTCGTCGCGCAGACCGTCGACAAGCTCAAGGACGCCGGCTTCTACTGGGCCACGCGTTCGGGGGTCACCATCTCGATGGCGGACGTGCTCGTTCCGCCGGAGAAGAAGGACATCCTCGAGCGGTACGAGACCCAGGCCGACGCCATCCAGCGGCAGTACGACCGAGGCAAGCTCTCGGAGGACGAGCGTCGCGACTCGCTCGTCAAGCTGTGGCAGGAAGCGACCGAAGAGGTCGGTCAGGTCATGGAGGCGCACTACCCGGACGACAACCCGATCCCCACGATCGTCAAGTCCGGTGCTGCGGGCAACATGACCCAGATCCGCTCGCTGGCAGGCATGAAGGGTCTGGTGACGAACCCGAAGGGCGAGTTCATCCCGCGCCCGATCAAGTCCTCCTTCCGTGAGGGCCTGACCGTCGCCGAGTACTTCATCAACACGCACGGCGCGCGTAAGGGTCTGGCCGATACCGCTCTGCGTACCGCCGACTCGGGTTACCTGACCCGTCGTCTGGTGGACGTCTCGCAGGACGTCATCGTCCGCGAGGTCGACTGCGGCACGCCGCGCGGCATCGAGATGACCATCGCCGAGCTCGCCCGCGACGCGACCGGTCAGCCGACCGGCGGGCTCGTGCGCGACGCTCACATCGAGACCAGCACCTACGCCCGTACGCTGGCGACGGACGCGGTCGACGCGAACGGCAACGTCGTCGTCGAGCGTGGTTCCGACCTCGGCGACCCGGCGATCGAGGCGCTGCTCGAGGCCGGTATCCAGAAGGTCAAGGTCCGCTCGGTCCTGACCTGCGACACCGGCACCGGCGTGTGCGCGACCTGCTACGGCCGTTCGATGGCGACGGGCAAGCTCGTCGACATCGGTGAGGCCGTCGGTATCGTCGCCGCCCAGTCGATCGGTGAGCCCGGTACGCAGCTGACGATGCGTACCTTCCACCAGGGTGGCGTCGGTGAGGACATCACCGGTGGTCTGCCGCGTGTCCAGGAGCTGTTCGAGGCCCGCGTCCCCAAGGGCAAGGCTCCGATCGCCGACGTCTCCGGCCGCATCCGCCTCGAGGACGACGATCGCTTCTACAAGATCACGATCGTTCCCGACGACGGCGGCGAGGAGGTCGTGTACGACAAGCTGTCCAAGCGTCAGCGTCTGCACGTCATCCGCAAGGCCGACGGCACCGAGGGTGTTCTCTCGGACGGCGACCACGTGGAGGTCGGTCAGCAGCTGCTCGAGGGCTCTGCCGATCCGCACGAGGTGCTGCGCGTGATGGGCCCGCGTCAGGTTCAGGTCCACCTGGTCCACGAGGTCCAGGAGGTCTACCGGAGCCAGGGCGTGTCGATCCACGACAAGCACATCGAGGTCATCGTGCGCCAGATGCTGCGTCGCGTGACGATCATCGATTCGGGCTCGACGGAGTTCCTGCCCGGTTCGCTCGTCGAGCGCAGCGAGTTCGAGGCCGCGAACCGTCGTGTGGTCCAGGAGGGTGGCGAGCCGGCTGCCGGCCGTCCGGTCCTCATGGGCATCACGAAGGCGTCGCTGGCCACCGACTCGTGGCTGTCTGCCGCGTCCTTCCAGGAGACCACTCGTGTGCTGACCGACGCGGCGATCAACTGCCGCTCGGACAAGCTGATCGGTCTCAAGGAGAACGTGATCATCGGCAAGCTGATCCCCGCCGGTACCGGTATCAACAAGTACCGGAACATCGAGGTTCAGCCGACCGAGGAGGCCCGCGCGGCCGCGTACGCCATCCCGGCGTACGACGACCAGTACTACTCGCCGGACGGCTTCGGCCAGAACACCGGCGCTGCAGTGCCGTTGGACGACTACGGTTACTCCAACGACTACCGGTAGTTCGCTGCCGTAGTAGACGACGAAGGTCCCGCCCTCTTCTCTTCGGGGGCGGGACCTTCGTCATGTCGGCTTCGGCGCGAGCATCTCGCGGTGGGCCGGGGTGCCGTCGAGGTTGGCGTTGACGCGTTCGGCGATGCGCCATCCCTCCGGGGTACGCACCCAGCGCCAGGTGTTGGCGGACACCCGGGCGACCCGGAAGAGGTCGGTCTCGGCGTCCCATCGGATGTTGAGCGCGTAGCTCCTGCCGGTGGCCTCGTCGCCGTCGATCTCGATGTGGGGAACGGTGAGGACGTGCCCGCACCCGTTCTCGATCAGACTGCCGTGTCCGGGCCCGTGCACCATCTCGGCGATCTCGGCCCGGCCCTTCATCCGGCGTTGCGGGACGGCGTCGAAGCGGCCGTCCTCGGTCCACAATGCGGCGGCAGCGTCGCCGGAACCGCTGTCGACGGCCGGCCCGTACTGTGCGACGAGCTGCATGATCTCGATCCGGTCCTCGAGCCGGCGGACGCGTTCCGTCAGCTGCTCGACGGTCGCAGCGAGTCGTTCGACGTCGTTCACGGCATCTCCTGACGTTCGGAAAAATCATTCTCGTGCAGGAGAATGCCATATCGGGAGGTGTCGTGCCGAGGGCTTCGAGCGGCCCGCGTCAGCGCGGGATGTGGAAGTCCACGAGTTCGGCCGCGCCACGTGACAGGTCGGCCCACGGTCCGCTCACGGTGAGCACCGCGATCGCGGAGGTGGGGAACTTCTCGGTGACCTGATGCGCGGCGTCGGTGCTGTGATCGGTGATGAGCCCGAGGACGGTGGCGGACAGCGTCGGCTCGTGCCCGACGACCAGCAGGGTCTGCACGTCGTCGGGCACGCCCCGGATCTCCGCGACCAGGCCCTCCGGATCGGCGTGATACAAGCTGTCGCGGTACTCCACGGGTGCCTCGACCGCGGCTTCGGTCAGTGTCTTGCGTGTCCGGGTCGCCGTGGAACACAGGACGGCGTCGACCTCGGGCAGGTTCGCCCGGATCCAGCGACCGGCGAGTCCGGCCTCGCGGCGTCCGCGAGGGGAGAGGGGACGCTCGTGATCTTCCACGTCGTCCGGGTACGCGGACTTGCCGTGGCGCAGCAAGATCAGGGTACGGGTCATGGGGTCCACCGTAGAGCGTCCGGATTCCGGGCGATCCACGCGACTGCACGAGTGTGATCTTCGACGGTGAACCACACCGTCAGGCCGTCCTCCCGCAGGCTGGTTCGCAGCGTGAGGGTCTCACCGGCGGCGATGGGGCGCAGGTGCTCGATCACCGCGCGGTACGGCGCTTCCGGGATGTCGGGTCGCAGCGGCAGGACCTCTTCGACGCAGTGCCAGTAGACCGCGTTGTTGACGTGCCCGAACGGATCGAGATCGGTGGCGCGCAAGGGGAAATCACGTTCGTCGTCCACCTCGTCGGGTGCGCGGTCGGGCAACCACGCCTTCCACTTCAGACGTGTGTCCTGCGCGTAGCGGGACATGTGCTCGAACAGGCCGTCGCTGATGCGGGTGGGGGCGCCGGTGGTGGGGCCGATGTCGATCCAGAACGCCGCGGTCTCGATCAGTGGACCGTCGGGTGCGTCGTCGGGATCGTCGAGTCGGACCCGCACGTTCGCCCAGCGTGTCGACAGGGCGTCGCACCAGCGCCGCAGTCGGAGCGTCCGGCCGTACTCGGCGGGGCGGTGTACGTCGACGACCGTGCGCCGGACGATCCACAGGGGATCGGTGTCGGCCGCCCCCACTGCGGCGAGATTGTCTGTGCCGATGTCCTGGAGATAGCGGGCGACGCCGTCGAGTCGTAGGCGTCTGCCGGTGTCGACATCGCCGGTGCGGACGGTGCGCGCGGTCGAGTAGGGGTTCGCCCCGTCGGGTAGTGCCGTCAACGGTCGTGTCAGCGGTCGATCGGTCGTCGGCGTGGACATGTGTTCTGATCCCCCGGGTCGGATGTCGATCGTGCGATTCTCGCAGCATCCGTGCGTGGTCGCAGGTTCTCTTGCGAACCGGGGGAGGCTGCGGCTACAGTCGTATTAACTGTTACGGACCGTTACATGAACTTCGCGGACGCTCCGCCCGGCTGGCGAGGACCCTTCCATGGCCTACGTGATCACCCAGACCTGCTGCAACGACGCGAGCTGCGTCGCGGTCTGCCCCGTGAACTGCATCCATCCCTCGCCGGACGAGCCGGAATTCGCCACCGCCGAGATGCTGCACATCGACCCGAAGACCTGCATCGACTGCGGCGCGTGCGCCGACGCGTGCCCGGTCCAGGCGATCCTGCCCGACGACAAGCTCGGCCCCTCCCAGACGCGGTTCGCCGAGATCAACGCGGCCTGGTACGAGAACCACCCCATGCCGGAGGGATGGCAGCCGCTCGTGCCCACTCCGGCGCCCCCGCGCGACCGCGGCACGTTGCGGGTCGCGATCGTCGGCGCCGGTCCCGCGGCCTGCTACGCCGCCCAGGAACTCCTCGAGCGGTCCGACGTCGAGGTCGAGATGTTCGATCGGCTCCCCACCCCGTTCGGTCTCGTGCGCGCCGGCGTCGCCCCCGACCACCCGGGGACCAAGGCTGTCACGGAATCGTTCGAATGGTCGTTCCGGCGCGAGGAGTTCGCCCTGCACCTCGACACCGAGATCGGTCGCGACATCACCCACGTGGAGCTGCTCGACCACCATCACGCGGTGATCTATGCGACCGGGGCATCGTCCGACCGCCGACTCGGGATCGAGGGCGAGGACCTCCCCGGCAGCCACGCCGCCACCGAGTTCGTCGCGTGGTACAACGGGCACCCCGACCACGCCGGTCGCGCTTTCGACCTCTCCGGCGACCGGGCCGTCATCGTCGGGAACGGCAACGTGGCCCTCGACGTCGCGCGAATCCTCACGATGGATGTCGACGAGCTCGCGCGCACCGACATCGCCGATCACGCGCTGAAGGCGCTGCGGGAAAGCAACATCCGTGAAGTCGTCCTGCTGGGTCGGCGCGGACCGGCCCAGGCCGCGTACAGCAACCCCGAGTTCCTCGCCCTCGGCGATCTCACGGGCGTCGACGTCGTCGTGGACGAAGCGGACCTCGAACTCGATCCGGTGAGTGCCCGGGCCGTGGAGGAGGATCCGGCGACCGCGTTGCGCGTGCGGCTCGCCCGCGAGTACGCCGGACGCCCCGTCCGTCCGGGCCACCGCCGCATCGTCTTCCGGTATCTCGCCGCGCCGAGCGAACTGCTCGGCGACGACCACGTGACCGGCGTGCGGGTCGAACGCACCGAACTCGTCGACGACGGTGGGCGCCTCGCCGCCCGCCCCACCGGCCGCTTCGAGGATCTGCCCGCCACGCTCGTGCTCCGCTCGATCGGCTATCGCGGTGTCCCCGTCCCGGGCGTGCCCTTCGACGATGCCCGCGGCGTCGTCCCCAACACCGGAGGTCGCGTCGACAGCGGCGTCTATGTCACCGGGTGGGCCAAGCGTGGACCGAGCGGCGTCATCGGCACCAACAAGGGGTGCGCGAAGGAGACCGTCGCGGCGCTGCTGGCCGACTTCGACTCCGGGACGCTCGCCGCTCCGCGCGGCGACCGCGGTGCCCTGGACAGGTTGCTCGCACAGCGCCGACCCGATCGCGTCGACCTGAACGGATGGAGGGCCATCGACGCCGCGGAGCGACGGGCCGGGCACGCACAGGGCCGACCACGCGTCAAGATCACCGACCGTGAGGCCCTCGTCGAACTCGGCCGGCGCCGTCGTCGCCTTCCGCTGCTCGCGTCCCTGCGCCGGTAGCGAACGTCGCGGGTGACGCAGGTCGCGGCCTGTGCGGACGTTCGTCGTTAGGCTCGGGAAAACAGTTCTCGACCCGAACGGACATGTGCATGAGCAGCGATTCCCTCGACCGCACGGCGCTGACCCGCCGCACACTCATCGGAGGAGCGGGCGCGGTGGCGGCCGGCGTGGCACTGACCGCCTGCGGATCGTCCGGTGACGCCGGTGAGGATCGACCGGCAGCGCCGGCGCCCACCACGACCGCCCCTCCCGGCCCCGACGCGGAGATCGTCGCCGCCGTCGCGGACGTACCGGTCGGCGGCGGTGTCCTGCTCGAATCGAAGAGACTCGTCGTCACCCAACCCGCGGAGGGCGACTTCCGCGCGTTCATCGCGATCTGCAGCCACCAGGGATGCAATCTCAGCGGCGTCGACGGCGAGCGCATCATCTGCCCGTGCCACGGCAGCCGATACGACCTCGACGGTGTGCCGATCGAGGGACCGGCGAAGCGGCCGCTGAAGTCCCGTCCCGTGGCGGCGCGCGGGTCGGATCTCGTCGTGGGCTGATCGGTCCGGGATAGAGTCCGCTCCGTGGAGATCCGCGGAGGCCGGCGCGCGAAGGCGCTGCATGGTTGGCGCCCGAAGGCGCTGCGCGACGGCACCGACCCCGACCCTCGCTTCACGCTGGCCAACGAACGTACCTTCCTGGCGTGGGTGCGCACGGCGCTGGGCGTCATCGCCGCGGCCGTCGCATTGGAGACCTTCGCGGGCGACATCGTCTCGGAGGGGCTCCGCACGGTGCTGGCGTGCGCACTGCTCGGGTTCGCCGCCGTGCTCATGGTGTTCGCGCTGATCCGCTGGCACCGCGTCGAGCACGCGATGCGCACGGGGCGTGCTCTGCCGGTGCCGTGGGTGGCATATCTGCTGGCGGTGGCCCTCGGGTTCGCCGGTGTCGTGCTCGCCGTCGCGATCGCCTGGTGAGAAGGACCGTGCGGTGAGTCCGGAGGATCTGCGGCACGGCGACGCAGGGCTGCAGCCCGAACGGACGAGCCTGGCGTGGCTGCGTACCGGTTCGGTGCTCGGCGCGGTGGTGCTCGGATTCATGCGATTCGTTCCCGGCCCGGGTGCGGTCGTCGCGACGATCGGCCTGGTCTGCCTCGTGCCCGTACTCGCGGTGCTGCTCGCGTCCAGGACCGGTCACCGTGCGCGCGTGCGCGGGTTGATCGCAGGTCGCGCGCCCTACTTCTGGTGGCGCAATGTCGCAGTCACCGTCACGGTCGTGGTGCTCGCGATCTCGTCGGCGGTGCTGATCCTCCTCGCCCCTTGATCCTCGACGCCCCTGATCCTCAACGTCCACTGAGCGACCACACACCGGCCAGCGCGATCGTCGCGACCCAGAGGGTTGCCGCCGCCGCGAGGGCGATCGGGCGCCACCCCACGCCGCGGAGCACCTCCCGGCGAACCCCGGCGCCCAGGGCGAACATCGCGACCGTCAGCAGAGCACTCTGGACCGTCCGCGCCGCGTCCACGACGACCGGGTCCAGCAGTCCGGTCGAGCGCAGCGCGACGCAGGTGAGGAATCCCAGCAGGAAGATCGGCACGATCGGGGGAGTACGTTCGTCGCGGCGTCCCTCACCGCGGCGGCGGGCGACGACCCCGACGACCGCCACGACCGGAGCCAGCAGTGCCACCCGAGCGAGCTTGACCGTCACCGCCGCGGCGAGCACCCCACCGGCAGTCGCCTCCAGTGCGGTGCCCTCCAGTGCGGTGCCGGTCGCGACCACCTGGGCGACCTCGTGGATTGCCGCGCCCGCCCACAGTCCGGCCGCCTCGGGAGTGAGTCCGAGCATCCCGGCGGCGAGTGGAACGAGCGGGATCATCGCGGTGCCGAACACGACCACCAGCGCGACGGTGGTCACGAGTTCGCGCTTGCGTGAATCGATCACGCCGTCGACGGCAGCCGCGGCCGCAGCACCGCAGATCGAGAAGCCGCACGCGATGAGCAGGCGCTGAGTCCAGCCCACACCGAGCCAGGCGCCGAAGGCGAGCGAGCCACCGATTCCCGCGACGACCACGGCCGCCGCAACGAGTGCCGTGCCCCACCCGAGGCCGACGAGATCGGAGACCGCGAGCTGCAACCCGAGGAGTGCGACCCCCACTCGGAGCAGGTGCTTCGACGCCGCGCCCAGGCCCGGCGCGAGCGCACCGACTACCGGTGCCGGAAGGCCCGCATTCGCCATCACCACGCCCAGGACGATCGCGACGAGCAGTGGACTCGCACCCGGGATCAGGTGTGCTGCCGCGAGAGCGAGGACGGCGCCCGCGGCGGCCACCAGGAGGCCCGGGAGGACGGTCGGCCGGGAGGAGGGCGCGTGGACGGTGAGCATGCCTCGACTCTTCCGCCTGCTGCGGTGTCCGCACCAGTGGTCGATCGAGCATGAGGTCATATCGATCCGATATGAGAAGAAGAAAAGACATATCGTTCGGGCATGACCAACTGGCCGGATCTCGTCGCTCTGGAACTGCTCGTCGGGGTCGACGATCGGGGCGGGCTCGGCGCCGCCGCCCGCGCCGCGGGTCTCGCACAGCCCAACGCCACCCGCATACTGCGGCGGCTCGAGCGGCAACTCGGGGCGGTCCTCGTGCGGCGGGGCCGGACCGGCTCGGTGCTCACCCCCGAGGGCACGGTCGTCGCGCACTGGGCGCGGGCGGTCCTGGCCGATGCGGAACGTCTGCTCGACGCCGCTGCGGCACTGCGCGACGAACGGCAGCCCGAACTGGTCGTGGCGGCATCCATGACGGTCGCCGAATACCTCATCCCACGATGGCTCGGTGCCTTCCGCACGATTCGCGACGACGTCCAGATCCAGTTGCAGGTCCACAACTCGATGCGGGTGTGCGATGTCGTGGCCGAGGGCAGGTGTGACGTCGGTTTCGTCGAAGGACCGACCGTCCCGGACGGACTGCACCGTGTCGCGGTGGCACGCGACCGCCTCGTCGTGGTCGTCCCGTCGGAACATCCCTGGGCGCGGCGCCGGCGCCCGCTCACGGTGTCCGAACTCGCGGCGACACCACTGGTCGTCCGTGAGGAGGGGTCCGGAACGCGCCGCACCCTCGATCTCGCGTTGCAGGAGTACGACCGAGCCGCGCCGCTGCTCGAGCTCGGGAGTGGCGCAGCGGTGCGCACCAGTGTGCTCGGCGGTACCGGCCCTGCCGTGCTCAGCACCCTCGCGGTAGAGGAGTATCTGGACTCCGGTCGCCTGGTCGCGGTCGCGGTGGACGGACTCGACCTGCAGCGGGTGCTGCGCGCGGTCTGGCGGCCGCCGCGCGCCCTGCCCGGTCCGGCGGGGGAATTGGTCCGCATGATCACGCGCCTTCGCTGACCATGCGTACCTGCCGGCCCCAGGTCACGTTCGCGAGTTGCGCAGCGCGCCGATGCCGGCGATCACCACGAGAGCGATGCCCACGAGGGTGAGAGGTTCGACGAGCTGTCCGAGTACCACGACACCCGCCAGCGCCGCGGCGGCGGGTTCGAGTGCAATGAGGATCGCGAACACCTTCTTCGGCAGGTCGCGCAGTGCGCGGATCTCGAGGGTGTACGGGATCGCCGACGACAGCAGCGCCACAGCGAGACCCGCGAGTGCGAGATCGGGGCGGAGAAGTTGCGTGCCGGCCGTCGCCACGCCGAAGGGCAGGACGACGACGGCGGCGATCGCCGTGGCCCCGGCCAGTCCGGCCGATCCGGGCAGGGTCGTCGCCACACGGGAGCCGGCCACGATGTACCAGGCCCAACCGGATGCCGCGACCAGCGCGAAGGCGACCCCGACCGGATCGAGCCCGGTGGACAGCCCGGCGCCGTCACCGACGCCGAGCAGGACCACCCCGGCCAGGGCGAGCACCACCCACAATGCGTCCCGGACGCGTCGGGACAGGAGTGCGGCCAGTCCGAGTGGGCCGAGGAACTCGATGGTGACGGTCGCGGCGAGGGGCAGGCGCGTCAACGCCTCGTAGAACGCCGTGTTCATGAGCGCGAGACTCGCGCCCAGTGTCACCACCGCCCGCCACTGCTCCGGCGTCCACGTCCGTAGCCGCGGGTGGGTGATCACGCAGAGGATGACGGCTGCGAAGAACAGGCGCAGGGTCACGGTGCCGAGGGCGCCTGCCCGATCGAACAGGCTCACGGCGAACGCTGCCCCGAACTGCATCGACAGCACCGCGGTGAGGACCGCGACGACAGGCACGACGGTGTGCGCGCGGTGGTCGTCGGCCATCCCGTCAGTCTGTCCGACGCGTGCGAGGAGCGCGCCGGTCCCAAAAACAATCACGAGTGCTTGATTTTGGAGGAAGGACGTGTGACGCTTGCCTCATGTCCGATCTGCACACGGTGCTCGACGACCTCCGCGCGGAGGGTGACGATCTCGACGCCCTCGTCGCGACTCTGCCCGCGGAGGGCTGGACACTGCCTACGCCCGCGGCCGGGTGGACCATCGCCCACCAGATCGGCCACCTGCTGTGGACCGACCGGGCGGCGCTCACCGCCGTCCGAGACCCGGACGCCTTCGTGACGATGGTCGAAGCGGCGTTCGGCGACCCGTTGGGGTTCGTCGACGTGGGTGCCGAGGAGCAGTCCGGCCGGCCGGCGGCGGAGCTGCTCGCCGACTGGCGCGACACCCGCCGCGAACTCGCGGACGCCCTCGCCGAGGTGCCGCGCGGAACGAAGATCCTGTGGTTCGGCCCCCCGATGTCGCCGGCGTCGATGGCGACGGCGCGACTGATGGAGACCTGGGCGCACGGGGGAGACGTCGCCGACGCCCTCGGTGTCACACGCACTCCCACCGCGCGGCTGAAGAACATCGCGCACCTGGGTGTGCGGACGCGCGACTTCGCGTACGTCATCCGAGACCGGACGCCACCGGCCGAACCGTTCCGCGTGGTGCTCACCGCCCCGGACGGCAACAGCTGGGAATGGGGACCGGACGACGCGACGCAGTCGGTCACCGGCCCGGCCCTCGACTTCTGCCTGCTCGTCACCCAGCGCGTCCACCGGGACGACACCGCTCTCGTCGCCGACGGCCCGGACGCCGAGGAGTGGCTCGGCCTCGCGCAGGCCTTCGCCGGCGCCCCCGGGCCCGGGCGCGCACCCACCTCGTCGACCTCCTGAGGCAGACGCATAAGTCCGAAATATCTTCGGAGACAACGTGATTACGGAGACATCGTGAGCATGTGGACCACCCCCGAGCGACTCGCCCTGCGCGAAACCGTCACCGGTTTCGTGAGGCGCGAGATCCTGCCGCACCTCGACGACTGGGAGCGCGCCGGCGAACTGCCTCGCGGGCTGCACGTCGAGGCTGCGAAGATCGGCCTGCTCGGTGCCGGCTTCCCCGAGGAAGTCGGCGGTTCCGGTGGCGACGGCGCCGACACGTTGACCGTCTGCGAGGCCTTCCACGAAGCGGGTGCGTCGGGCGGTGCGTTCGCGTCGCTGTTCACGTGCGGTATCGCGCTACCGCACCTCATCGCGGCGGGCGACTCCGAGCAGATCGACAGGTGGGTACGGCCCACCCTCGCAGGAGAACTCGTCGGGTCCCTCGCGATCACCGAACCGGGCGGCGGTTCGGACGTCGGCCATCTGACGACCACCGCGGTGCGCGACGGTGATCATTACGTCGTCAACGGGGCCAAGACCTACATCACCTCCGGGTGCCGAGCCGATTTCGTGGTCACCGCGGTCCGTACCGGCGGCCCCGGCGCCGGGGGAGTCTCGCTCCTTGTGATCGAGAAGGACACACCGGGTTTCACCGTCTCGCGCAAGCTCGACAAGATGGGCTGGCGCGCCTCGGACACCGCCGAGTTGTCGTTCGCCGACGTCCGCGTCCCGGCCGCGAACCTGGTGGGCGCGGAGAACACCGGATTCTGGCAGATCGCACAGGGTTTCGTATCGGAACGGATTGCTCTCGCCGCACAGGCCTATTCGGGTGCGCAGCGGAGCCTGGACCTGACGGTCGAGTGGTGCCGCGACCGCGAGACCTTCGGGCGGCCGCTGATCACCCGACAGGCCGTACAGCGCACGCTGTCCGAGATGGCGCGTCGCGTCGACGTCGCGCGCGTCTACACCCGCCACGTCACCGAACGGGCCGTGGCAGGTGAGACCGACCTGATCGCCGAGGTGTGCTTCGCCAAGAACACCGCGGTCGAGGCCGGCGAGTGGGTTGCCCACCAGGCCGTGCAGCTGTTCGGCGGCCTCGGGTACATGGCCGAGTCCGAAGTCGAACGGCAGTACCGCGACATGCGCATCCTCGGCATCGGTGGCGGTACCACCGAGATCCTCACCGAACTCGCCGCCAAGCGGCTGGGTTACGGGGCCTGAACCACCTGTTCCACACGCGCCCGACCACACGGCCGCGTGTCCCGACACGACCGGAAGG harbors:
- a CDS encoding DNA-directed RNA polymerase subunit beta' — protein: MLDVNFFDELRIGLATAEDIRNWSYGEVKKPETINYRTLKPEKDGLFCEKIFGPTRDWECYCGKYKRVRFKGIICERCGVEVTRAKVRRERMGHIELAAPVTHIWYFKGVPSRLGYLLDLAPKDLEKIIYFAAYVITSVDDELRHNELSTLEAEMEVEKKAVADQRDADLEARAQKLEADLAELEAEGAKSDVRRKVKDGGEREMRQLRDRAQRELDRLDEIWTTFTKLKPKDLIVDEMIYRELQDRYGEYFTGAMGAEAIQKLIENFDIDAEAESLRETIRSGKGQKKLRALKRLKVVAAFQQSGNSPMGMVLDAVPVIPPELRPMVQLDGGRFATSDLNDLYRRVINRNNRLKRLIDLGAPEIIVNNEKRMLQESVDALFDNGRRGRPVTGPGNRPLKSLSDLLKGKQGRFRQNLLGKRVDYSGRSVIVVGPQLKLHQCGLPKLMALELFKPFVMKRLVDLNHAQNIKSAKRMVERQRPQVWDVLEEVINEHPVLLNRAPTLHRLGIQAFEPQLVEGKAIQLHPLVCEAFNADFDGDQMAVHLPLSAEAQAEARILMLSSNNILSPASGRPLAMPRLDMVTGLFHLTRLVEDAPGAYTAATADEPEQGVYSSPAEAQMAVDRGVLSVQAPIKVRLTQLRPPRDVENELFPEGWKYGEPWTAQTTLGRVLFNELLPTNYAFVNDIMPKKRQAAIINDLAERYPMIVVAQTVDKLKDAGFYWATRSGVTISMADVLVPPEKKDILERYETQADAIQRQYDRGKLSEDERRDSLVKLWQEATEEVGQVMEAHYPDDNPIPTIVKSGAAGNMTQIRSLAGMKGLVTNPKGEFIPRPIKSSFREGLTVAEYFINTHGARKGLADTALRTADSGYLTRRLVDVSQDVIVREVDCGTPRGIEMTIAELARDATGQPTGGLVRDAHIETSTYARTLATDAVDANGNVVVERGSDLGDPAIEALLEAGIQKVKVRSVLTCDTGTGVCATCYGRSMATGKLVDIGEAVGIVAAQSIGEPGTQLTMRTFHQGGVGEDITGGLPRVQELFEARVPKGKAPIADVSGRIRLEDDDRFYKITIVPDDGGEEVVYDKLSKRQRLHVIRKADGTEGVLSDGDHVEVGQQLLEGSADPHEVLRVMGPRQVQVHLVHEVQEVYRSQGVSIHDKHIEVIVRQMLRRVTIIDSGSTEFLPGSLVERSEFEAANRRVVQEGGEPAAGRPVLMGITKASLATDSWLSAASFQETTRVLTDAAINCRSDKLIGLKENVIIGKLIPAGTGINKYRNIEVQPTEEARAAAYAIPAYDDQYYSPDGFGQNTGAAVPLDDYGYSNDYR
- a CDS encoding nuclear transport factor 2 family protein — encoded protein: MNDVERLAATVEQLTERVRRLEDRIEIMQLVAQYGPAVDSGSGDAAAALWTEDGRFDAVPQRRMKGRAEIAEMVHGPGHGSLIENGCGHVLTVPHIEIDGDEATGRSYALNIRWDAETDLFRVARVSANTWRWVRTPEGWRIAERVNANLDGTPAHREMLAPKPT
- a CDS encoding SixA phosphatase family protein; translation: MTRTLILLRHGKSAYPDDVEDHERPLSPRGRREAGLAGRWIRANLPEVDAVLCSTATRTRKTLTEAAVEAPVEYRDSLYHADPEGLVAEIRGVPDDVQTLLVVGHEPTLSATVLGLITDHSTDAAHQVTEKFPTSAIAVLTVSGPWADLSRGAAELVDFHIPR
- a CDS encoding acyl-[acyl-carrier-protein] thioesterase, with product MSTPTTDRPLTRPLTALPDGANPYSTARTVRTGDVDTGRRLRLDGVARYLQDIGTDNLAAVGAADTDPLWIVRRTVVDVHRPAEYGRTLRLRRWCDALSTRWANVRVRLDDPDDAPDGPLIETAAFWIDIGPTTGAPTRISDGLFEHMSRYAQDTRLKWKAWLPDRAPDEVDDERDFPLRATDLDPFGHVNNAVYWHCVEEVLPLRPDIPEAPYRAVIEHLRPIAAGETLTLRTSLREDGLTVWFTVEDHTRAVAWIARNPDALRWTP
- a CDS encoding FAD-dependent oxidoreductase — its product is MAYVITQTCCNDASCVAVCPVNCIHPSPDEPEFATAEMLHIDPKTCIDCGACADACPVQAILPDDKLGPSQTRFAEINAAWYENHPMPEGWQPLVPTPAPPRDRGTLRVAIVGAGPAACYAAQELLERSDVEVEMFDRLPTPFGLVRAGVAPDHPGTKAVTESFEWSFRREEFALHLDTEIGRDITHVELLDHHHAVIYATGASSDRRLGIEGEDLPGSHAATEFVAWYNGHPDHAGRAFDLSGDRAVIVGNGNVALDVARILTMDVDELARTDIADHALKALRESNIREVVLLGRRGPAQAAYSNPEFLALGDLTGVDVVVDEADLELDPVSARAVEEDPATALRVRLAREYAGRPVRPGHRRIVFRYLAAPSELLGDDHVTGVRVERTELVDDGGRLAARPTGRFEDLPATLVLRSIGYRGVPVPGVPFDDARGVVPNTGGRVDSGVYVTGWAKRGPSGVIGTNKGCAKETVAALLADFDSGTLAAPRGDRGALDRLLAQRRPDRVDLNGWRAIDAAERRAGHAQGRPRVKITDREALVELGRRRRRLPLLASLRR
- a CDS encoding ubiquinol-cytochrome c reductase iron-sulfur subunit — translated: MSSDSLDRTALTRRTLIGGAGAVAAGVALTACGSSGDAGEDRPAAPAPTTTAPPGPDAEIVAAVADVPVGGGVLLESKRLVVTQPAEGDFRAFIAICSHQGCNLSGVDGERIICPCHGSRYDLDGVPIEGPAKRPLKSRPVAARGSDLVVG
- a CDS encoding YidH family protein — its product is MEIRGGRRAKALHGWRPKALRDGTDPDPRFTLANERTFLAWVRTALGVIAAAVALETFAGDIVSEGLRTVLACALLGFAAVLMVFALIRWHRVEHAMRTGRALPVPWVAYLLAVALGFAGVVLAVAIAW
- a CDS encoding DUF202 domain-containing protein, translated to MSPEDLRHGDAGLQPERTSLAWLRTGSVLGAVVLGFMRFVPGPGAVVATIGLVCLVPVLAVLLASRTGHRARVRGLIAGRAPYFWWRNVAVTVTVVVLAISSAVLILLAP